GCGTTCCACCCCGTGGCCTTGCCTTTCATCGAAAGAGTGCCCGCACCTCCGGTCCTGACTGCTGACTGGTTGTCGAAGGTGGTTCCAGCAGCCACGTTGATCTCTACTGCAGTGGAACGCATGTCGGAAATAGTCACCTTGAGGTTCTGCGTTGCGTTCGCGCCGATGTGGATGGTCTTGTCGGCGAACCCGCCGGTGAGAAGAGATTGGGTGTTGAACTCGGTGGTGTTGCCGATCCTCGTAATCTCTGAGGAGAGCGCATCCATCTCCTTCTGGATCTGATAGCGGTCCTCGCCGGTCACCGTATCGGACGCGGATTGCACTGCGAGTTCTCTCATCCTCTGCAGGATCGAGTGAGTCTCTGAGAGCGCGCCCTCAGCCGTCTGCAGGAGCGAGATCCCGTCCTGGGCGTTTCGGGATGCCTGGTTCAGCCCCTTGATCTGTCCCCTCATCTTCTCCGAGATCGATAGTCCGGCTGCGTCATCAGCCGCCCTGCCGATCCGAAGACCGCTCGACAGCTTCTCCAAGGTCTTGTTCTGCCCATCGTCATTGGTGACCAGGTTCTTCCACGCGTTCAGCGCGGATAGGTTGTGGTTGATCCTCATTCTGTTTACCTCCTTGTCGTTTCGCGACCCGCATCCTTGCAGATCAGCATTTTGATCTCGTCAGAGCGTCCCTTGAGGTCGTCGTTGCCGCATCCCGTCTCGGTCCAACACCTCCCCTGCAGGACTATCTTCTGATCACATTATCGGCATATGTTCGTCCACATTTAGGGGCAAGAACTTGCCCTAGGGCATGTGCCCGAAGGCAGCCGCAACGCACGAAAACACGTGAACCAGATCAAGAAGGGGCGACCGCGCCGCCCCAGTTCTGGTTCACGCCATTGCCGGTCAGATTACCTGAGCAGCTGAAGCACCGCCTGTGGCTTCTGGTTCGCCTGCGCGAGCATAGCCGTGGAAGCCTGGCTCAGGATCTGATACTTGGTGAAGCTCATCATCTCGACTGCAATGTCCACATCGCGGATTCGCGACTCGGCAGCCGTCAGGTTCTCACTCGATGTGGCCAGGTTGGCGATAGTATGGTCAAGCCTGTTCTGGATAGCGCCAAGCTTGGAGCGCTCGCCTGAGACTGTATTGATGGCATCGTTGATCTTGGTAATCGCAGCGTTCGCGGAGGATTGGGTAGACACGTCGACGCCGCCTTTTAGGTCGACCATGATCGTGTCGCCATCCTTCAGCGTGCCTGTATCTGCCGCCCCGAAGGTGAGGCCTGCATGTGCGACAGTAGCAGTTACAGCTGTCGAAGCTGATGCAGCGCCAACGTCCGTGCCATCCGCCTTGAGCAGCTGAACCGTGAAGTTTCCTGCAGCGACAACGACCTTCGCCGTTGCTGCTCCCTCGAATCCCGTGTAATCTGGAGTCCCGTACACGGCCAGCTTGCCTTCGAACACATTCTTGTGCGATGCATCTGCGCCGAACACCCAGTCCACCGAAAGCGCCTTCGCGTCCATGTTTCCGATGTTCACCTTCAGGCTCTGGTCAGCGTTTGCGCCAATGTGGACGGTCTTGTTCGTGAAGTTGCCCTCAAGCAGTTTCTGAGTGTTGAACTCAGTGTCGGTGGAGATCCTGTCGGCCTCATTCCTAAGTGCATTGACCTCCTTCTGGATCTCTGCACGATCGGAGTCAGTCACAGTGTCTGAAGCCGACTGCACCGCAAGTTCTCTCATCCTCTGCAGGATCGAATGGGTCTCTCCCAGCGCGCCCTCAGCGGTCTGCAGGAGCGAGATTCCGTCCTGTGCGTTCCTCGACGCCTGATTCAAGCCCTTGATCTGGCCGCGCATCTTTTCTGAGATGGACAGCCCCGCTGCGTCGTCGGCTGCCCGCCCTATCCTAACGCCGCTCGACAGCTTCTCTAAAGTCTTGTTCTGCCCATCATCATTCGTCACAAGGTTCTTCCATGCATTCAAAGCAGAAAGGTTATGGTTGATTCTCATTACGGGTCCTACCTCCTTGTCAAATTCTGTAGATCATCCACGTCCATGTGGAAGTCCGCTGTTATATTCTGTTTCACCCCCTATCAAGACGAGGAGGAGGCTTACGCCTCCATCCTTCCACTCCCATGTGTGTCATCGATGCAACCGCATCGAAGGCTCATTCCCCCGCAACTTGATCGTGCTTCCCACAGCCAACAACCCCATGCCTCGTCGAGTACTCCGTGCCCCTGAGCACCACCTGCTCTCCTTGGCGCCTGCTCCGAGATATGACGATCGGCGCCGCGAGGTTCGCGGTTACGCTCACCGAACCGTCTGCCTTGCCCTCATGCCCCCTGACGCTCACCACTGCAAGCACGAGCGCATCCTCGGGGCATTTCACTCCGATCTCCGCCAGGCTCTCATCTGGGATGTCCGGCTCGTAGCCTGCGAAGACGAGAAATGGATCGATCACCAAGAGGGCAAGTTCGGGATTGTCGGCGGAGTGCAGCCACATGAGGTTGGCGCCGCCTGAATGGTTCAACACGAAGAAGCTCCGCGTCTCCTCGAACGCAGGCAGTCCACGGGGAAAAGTGATGATGCTATCCTCATCAATAGATAGCATCCCAAACCTGCTGCTGTTGACCTCCATGCTCATCCCTCCAGGCGCACTCAGTCTCTCAGAACCTCTGTTACCAACACCGTCTGATTCTCCGCCGCTGCCAGCACGATCTCCCGCATCTGGAGCGCCTCTGATCCGTCCGCCTCGTAGAATACTCGCACCGTGGGCCGTGTAGTGAGCCCTTTGTAGACTCGCGTCACTACGCCCTTCTCGCCGCCGTTAAGCTTCACCATAGTGCCAACCGGATATGGGGCCACGTACTGCATGACGCCCATTACAGTTGTGCGGTCGAACTCGAACCCCGCGGTGCTCGTTACGTAGTCGAAGGCCTCCTGTCGGCTCAGCCGCTCACCCATTGGGTTTCCCTCTGATATGATGCTGCAGTATGTATCGGCAACCGACACGATTCTCGCTAGTGGGTCGATGTCATTCCCAGCAATTCCTCTCGGAAACCCGCTCCCATCGTGCCTCTCGTGGTGCTGAAACACAATCGCCCTGCTGTAAGCGGAGAACCTCGCGTCCTGCCTGAGAACCCTCAGTGAGTAGTCCGGATGTTTCTCCTGCTCC
The sequence above is a segment of the Clostridia bacterium genome. Coding sequences within it:
- a CDS encoding flagellar assembly protein FliW, which encodes MEVNSSRFGMLSIDEDSIITFPRGLPAFEETRSFFVLNHSGGANLMWLHSADNPELALLVIDPFLVFAGYEPDIPDESLAEIGVKCPEDALVLAVVSVRGHEGKADGSVSVTANLAAPIVISRSRRQGEQVVLRGTEYSTRHGVVGCGKHDQVAGE
- a CDS encoding flagellin — protein: MRINHNLSALNAWKNLVTNDDGQNKTLEKLSSGLRIGRAADDAAGLSISEKMRGQIKGLNQASRNAQDGISLLQTAEGALSETHSILQRMRELAVQSASDTVTGEDRYQIQKEMDALSSEITRIGNTTEFNTQSLLTGGFADKTIHIGANATQNLKVTISDMRSTAVEINVAAGTTFDNQSAVRTGGAGTLSMKGKATGWNAATVALNVSVVDVGAGDLQIRFSERDASGAEAATGDVDIANTGTGTVTRFGVDFTFAGGTAGAAFNGIAISNTGGGIDVRTQGNANTAITQINTAITYVSSERSKLGAIQNRLDHTIANLATSSENLTAAESRIRDVDIAVEMMSFTKYQILSQASTAMLAQANQKPQAVLQLLR
- a CDS encoding flagellin; translated protein: MRINHNLSALNAWKNLVTNDDGQNKTLEKLSSGVRIGRAADDAAGLSISEKMRGQIKGLNQASRNAQDGISLLQTAEGALGETHSILQRMRELAVQSASDTVTDSDRAEIQKEVNALRNEADRISTDTEFNTQKLLEGNFTNKTVHIGANADQSLKVNIGNMDAKALSVDWVFGADASHKNVFEGKLAVYGTPDYTGFEGAATAKVVVAAGNFTVQLLKADGTDVGAASASTAVTATVAHAGLTFGAADTGTLKDGDTIMVDLKGGVDVSTQSSANAAITKINDAINTVSGERSKLGAIQNRLDHTIANLATSSENLTAAESRIRDVDIAVEMMSFTKYQILSQASTAMLAQANQKPQAVLQLLR